In a genomic window of Phycodurus eques isolate BA_2022a chromosome 2, UOR_Pequ_1.1, whole genome shotgun sequence:
- the znf414 gene encoding zinc finger protein 414, whose translation MASSQAFDASGHEGNKKVACPFHGCKRVYTDVSALESHVRDHAIPAQSLPGKVFHCSSVGCSCSFPNMQKLVEHMRRHHKPNMFFLCENCRTKLRSYRGLLTHLHTCSKVPRGKVKSTEQTLFQPIGVTTPNTTPLAANLNPPQMDVVSTSHQLTSKLEGS comes from the exons ATGGCCTCCTCCCAAGCATTTGACGCAAGTGGACACGAAG GAAACAAGAAGGTAGCGTGTCCATTTCACGGTTGTAAACGCGTGTACACGGATGTGAGCGCTTTGGAGAGTCATGTGAGGGATCACGCCATCCCAGCTCAGTCTCTTCCCG GAAAAGTCTTCCACTGCTCCAGTGTGGGCTGCAGCTGCTCCTTCCCAAACATGCAGAAATTGGTGGAACATATGAGACGTCATCATAAACCCAACATGTTCTTCTT GTGTGAAAATTGCCGCACGAAGTTGCGATCGTACCGTGGCCTCCTGACTCACCTTCACACGTGTTCCAAAGTTCCACGGGGGAAAGTCAAGTCAACAGAACAGACACTTTTTCAACCAATTGGTGTGACAACCCCAAACACGACTCCCCTGGCTGCTAATCTTAACCCCCCTCAGATGGATGTTGTGTCCACGTCACACCAACTGACCTCTAAGCTTGAGGGTTCATAA